AATGATATTTCTGGGCAGCTGAAGGTTCATTCTCCTGAATCGATTCCCAGTTTACTTACTGTTGCAGCCAGTTTATCTGCACAACTGTTTAACGTGTCCGCTATCGCAGCAAGATTGCAAATGAATCGCAATACGGTTCGGCATTACTTGGCAATTCTGGAGCGCCAATTCCTGATCAAGAGACTGCCACCCTGGTACAGCAACCGCATGAAAAGGATGACCAAGACTCCCAAAATTCATATCGGCGACACTGGCCTTGCATGTTCACTATTGAATGTTGATGCAAATGATTTACTGAATGACCGTAGCCTCCTGGGTCAACTCGTAGAGTCGTTTGTCTTTCAGGAATTGAGACGACAAGTCAGCTCATCGGGCAAACCATACAAGTTCTATCATTTTCGAGACCGTGACGGGATTGAAGCAGACATGATCATTGAACTGGGAGGCTCCAAATTAGCCGCCATTGAAATAAAGGCGGGGGCTTCGATAATTAGTTCCGATTTCAAAGTACTACGCAAGATTAAGGCAGCTCATGAAGATAGATTCACGTTTGGTGCACTGCTGTATGACGGAGAACTTTGTGCAAGTTTTGGGAATGGGATGTTTGCCGTCCCTATCCGCATGCTCTGGGAAACCGACTCAAAACCGTGAAGTAGTCAAGATGAGAAGAATTCATATCCACTCAGGGGGCGCTACCGCTAAAGCTGTACGAAGTCTTTTCCGGGGGTGTGCCATTCTTAGTGGAGGTTCGTCAAGTTAGGGTTTTGGGACTAGGGTTGCCCACCTAAGCTCCACCAAAAATGACACCTCCCCGTGTGAAATAAGGGATCAATTAGTGAGAGAATTCGTCATGTGATTTGTGCACATGTTGGAGGTTCATCGGGGTGCTGGGGGATTTTCGCACGGATACGATTAATGGGTCCGTACAAGCGTTTCGGTGGCCACTACCTGACTATCAATCATCAGCCGACTGAAATAAGCCCCCGCCGGCAACTGGTCAGCTTCCCATACAACGCGATGCTCTCCGGCTGACCGTAGACCAGACACCGGATGGGCAACCTCACGACCCAATGCATCATAGATCGCCAGAGATACTTGCTGAGTCCGTTCAAGCGCAAAAGTGAGTGTGGTGAAGTCATTAAAGGGGTTCGGATAGGCTGGTGACAAACTTACAACTTGAGGCACGCCAATTTCATCCACGGCTGTAGCCTGAGGGGATCTATGCAAGACGAAATGCGCTGGAGCAATGCCCGCAGTGAATCGACCAACTTCTGACAGGTCATCTCGATTTGCAATCTGAACGAAACCGGGTTGTGTAAAGCCTATGAGCGGGTTACTGTCAAATCGACCAATGTAGAACAGGCGCTCAGTCGCATCGTAAGCCAGACCACCCACACTCTCGGTCCCCGAGAAGGGGATGGACTCCTTGTACATGTTTGTGGTGGCATCAAAAACCAAGACCATCGCACTGTCGCTACGAATCAGAAATATTTCTTCACTCTCGGGGCTATAATGGGAATCTTGGCCAGGCCCAC
This genomic stretch from Rhodothermaceae bacterium harbors:
- a CDS encoding ATP-binding protein, which codes for MTTQKFIPRQSEQYLAELIPHSPVVLIHGPRQSGKTTLAKLIGDRLGYSYYTFDNSKTLTAVQSDPTGFMNALPNRVILDEIQLVPELFRLLKLSVDRQRRNGQFILTGSTNVLYLPGLMDALTGRMLIVRLHPLSQVEIEQTKSVPFLERLFTGDFRMSQFEPLGSNLADRIVAGGYPPALAIPVDSIRSSWYNSYVVSLVQNDISGQLKVHSPESIPSLLTVAASLSAQLFNVSAIAARLQMNRNTVRHYLAILERQFLIKRLPPWYSNRMKRMTKTPKIHIGDTGLACSLLNVDANDLLNDRSLLGQLVESFVFQELRRQVSSSGKPYKFYHFRDRDGIEADMIIELGGSKLAAIEIKAGASIISSDFKVLRKIKAAHEDRFTFGALLYDGELCASFGNGMFAVPIRMLWETDSKP